A single window of Plasmodium gaboni strain SY75 chromosome Unknown, whole genome shotgun sequence DNA harbors:
- a CDS encoding exported protein (hyp11) yields MKKSYTFLNVIILSLTLLLFFTYCDEYYNYYDILSKTKFINNNFINDINRFKRIIAEASEEEKYPWEEDFCLLLSEDELIRPEHNDSPYLPEHYENIDKINELSINTTKIWQETIKKIRQNFEKETDNMNHNWRDFMWHYKWANIYLYKVHKLINITLKDLTTPIHDKGETITKWIKWIQEDVEYFMFNLQVEWLRILTLELFYKNKK; encoded by the exons atgaaaaaatcatatacttttttaaatgtGATAATATTGTCCTTAAcacttttattattcttcACTTACTGTgatgaatattataattattatgatatcCTTTCTAAAACAAA atttattaataataacttcataaatgatataaacagatttaaaagaattatagCCGAAGCAAGTGAAGAAGAGAAATATCCTTGGGAAGAAGACTTTTGTTTACTTTTAAGTGAGGACGAATTAATAAGACCCGAACATAATGACTCACCTTACTTACCTGAAcattatgaaaatatagataaaataaatgaacTAAGTATTAATACAACAAAAATATGGCAAGAAACTATTAAAAAGATTAGACAAAACTTTGAAAAAGAAACAGATAATATGAATCATAACTGGAGAGATTTTATGTGGCATTATAAATGGgcaaatatttatttatacaaaGTACATAAACTTATTAATATAACTCTTAAAGATTTAACAACCCCTATACATGATAAAGGAGAAACCATAACGAAATGGATTAAATGGATACAAGAAGATGTggaatattttatgtttaatCTACAAGTGGAGTGGCTTAGAATATTAACTCTGGAattgttttataaaaataaaaaataa